The Corythoichthys intestinalis isolate RoL2023-P3 chromosome 2, ASM3026506v1, whole genome shotgun sequence DNA segment ctgacccgcatgtgcaggagtatcaaaacaaataactacacaGGCTGGCTCAGCGTCATTCGAGAGTGATgatatttccaaaaagaggacacaaataaccaaCATTcaaaatccccgtttagtcttgtattcaaagtttatatggattggtaGCATGCACGCACAGAGACGCATACAGACAGTTTGCCCagcctctcggccgtgtaagcaatcttgaaatattgctcctttggagcacagaaagaaaaccgtgcactctcaggctaaaccccccttcattttactttttatgactgttgtcaagcccgactCTTCCCTAAAAGCTGCATCCAAGCTAGGCGGTAACGTAAATGCAGAGCTCCATCGCTAGCATAgtgccctgtctctctcgctctttgccgaTTTGGGGGATTTGACatttcagaccgcagccatatTCTAGAAAAATGTGGCCACAtctgattttaaccacataccaaTGTGACCTAGATCGCATTTGAAATGGTACACTTTTATGGGGCTTTTCCCTCATTTGtgtcagaaaaaaacaaaaaaaatcgggttagtgcattaagacctgcggtacgaacctagccttagaggtGCGGGATTGACAGTGAGCAAAAAGTCAGAGGCTTGATTTGCCATGGTTTGGAAGTCTTATTTCATTTCCTTAGCATTTTGTTTAATCGCGTCTGTGTGAGGCGTCAATTTAGAagacaaatatttttacaattagCACATTTACTTTGAAGGGTCTTCAACTCATTCACTTGCTtactcacacttactttttattTACTTCCCTCCAcgtaacatgtttttttttttttttttttaaagaacaagTTACAATGAACAACGAACGCCCGGCTTGCTCCTTAAATGTCTCGTCATACCAGGAACATGGTAAGCAGTGCACACCCAAAGAGTGtgcatgccctctactggcaaatTTGGAACCAACAGGAAACAATAAGTCTGTAATAAATAATCCAAGTAATCAAccctgtgacaaaaaaaaaatctgactctGAGGATCGATGTGTATACACCCTTGGAATATACCAAATTTAATTCTGATCTGTCAACGAATAACTAAGTAGCAGCAATTTTAGTTTGTGTCCTCACcaagaagaaaaagaacaaaacaaatgaGACCTTGAACCCTCCCCTTGGGCGATCTAAAAATAGTACTTCTGtgtaaaataacaaaattaatatAACGatattgcaaaataaaaatcttatgacatggcaaaatggccAACAGTCACAATCACTCTGCATTttcagcgtttttttttttttaattgccgaaTCACACAGATCCTCCACTTTCTTTGGAGCTATATTGAAGGATTGTGTACAGCCCTCCTgcacccaaaaaataaaaaaatatgagagACATGGAGAAAATTACAGAAGAGAACGTTCCACATTAGACTCAACAGTGTCTGAGTTGTATTCCTACGTTAGATACCAAAAGTAGATACTAAAAGTAGTTTTTTCATACCGTCTTTGCCAGACTGCAGGCCTTTTCTGGGTTGTTCTGGATCTCATAATAGAAGACAGAGAAGTTGAGGGCAAGGCCAAGCCTAATGGGGTGGGTTGGCTGCATATCTCCCTTGCTAATGTCGAAAGCTTGCTGGTAAGCTTGCTGGGAATTGTCCACTGTATCTGGAGACATGAAATtatggaagaagaaaaaaaaaagatggtttTGACTGTCTTGGAATGCCATGAACTTCAAATTGTTTACTAACATCTTAAAGCCAGCTGTTGAAGGTAGCAGTAAATGTTGTAGTCAATGATTCATATATTATGTTAATCATGCCCTCACTTACCTTTCTTAGCGTCCCCAGATGCAACCTCAGACAGGTATCTATAATAGTCACCTTTCATTTTCAGATAGAAcactttgccttcagaactaccAGCATTCACAATGAGGTACTTGTCCAGTAGCCCCTGAAAACCCAGAAGTCGAATATTTTCAAAGTTGCAGAAACAAATGCATGTAAAACAAACAGAAGTCATAGAGCCTTACAAGCACATCGTGGCAGATTTCCTGCAGCTCCGATTCGATCTTCTCCCGATATTCGCGTGCCATCTGCTTCTTCTTGTCATTGCCTTCGATCTTCTGCTCAATGCTGGAGATGACGCGCCAGGATGAGCGGCGCGCCCCGACCACATTCTTATAGGCAACAGAGAGAAGGTTACGCTCCTCGTTTGACAGCTCCGTACTTTGCTCCGTCACGCTCTTCATGGCTGCAGCCATATCATCATAGCGCTCAGCCTGCTCAGCAAGCTTGGCATTCTGTACCAGATCGCTCTTATCCATTTTCTAGATGAATGaggaataaacaaaaacagggtTAGTGACAAGAGATGATCCAAATATTTCATTTACAGTATTCTTGTTTACActcctgaacattttggaaggtGTTCTGCgtcgttgtcttttttttcccccgtataTTCGACGAATTGTACTTATTTCAGCGTCCCACTCTGGCTTGTACAACATAAGCTGTCGTTTCAAACGCAATTGAACACCAAAACACTTTGAACAACATCAGCAACAGCATGAGTCGCTTTGCTTTTACGTCACATCTTTCTGTGATTGGTTCTTTCAGATCCTTTCTGTGATTGGTTCTTTCAGATCCAGTCTGTGCTGTTAATCCTCACCTATACTATCAAGTCTGAAATCCAGCCCAGACTACAGAAGACCATACTCAATTACCATGTCTCTTTTATCTCGGCTTTCCAGGCAATTGATTTTGTGAGTGGTTCCCTCGGCGACCACTAGATGGCGAaactatattcattcattcattcattttccataccgcttttcctcacgaaggtcgcgggggtgctggagcctctcCCAGCTAACTCCGGGCattaggcggggtacaccctgaattggttgccagccaatcgcagggcacaatgagacatacaaccattcaagcACACGCTCATACCTACGGAACTATATTTTGTCAGACAAATTCAATTCAAGAATGAGAATGAATATTGAAAATTGTTCAGCTCATTGTAGTTGTTGCTGAATGATATTGAATGTCAATATTTTCAATCTTACTTTTTAAGCTGCATGCTCATTTTCTAATGCACATCTTTGGGGATCAGCTAACTTTGTACCAGTGAATCCTAACCAGGGTGCCATGAGCTATCAAGTCTACTGTGGTAAATAGGCCGATTTTACTAATTACTtacaaaatttttcaatcttatttgttATGTTTCATGTACTTTGGTTGCTTTGTATTTCTTATTGTCTGTGTCACTGCATTAATAGCAATGTTGTTGTTCAAGTTGGCACATTACTGGATACTTTATGTTGCTTCATGACGctgtattttgtatttgtgtcctaaattaatattaattaactacaggtgcacgataattatcggtccgataagtatcggtccgataataggaattatgatgtcatcccaataaatccgataaaaatatgttatcgggcctatgaataatatttttggcatggTGTCTGAtttggatgtgtgcgtttgtttccactcctgttttgcctgtatgcaaagttttgttctgTTCTAGAGGGCGTATTTTaccttcactgagttataaaccttactatgacAATtagcaaatatttgcattttacagtgttatgtttacaagttcttgagaggccttttgattATTGACAGGCTTGCTGTTCTACAGTATAATTGcccggttaagaaagttgtttaatggcacaagacgacaaaagtctcctttcctcttgcaccaaatgttttatcttccGAGAAAGCACAATATCTGTTAGGTTTATGTTTGCTTTAGATCAGtgttcattgttcaggggaacacatcatcAATGATcctgactgattgattgtgattgactcaaattatatttgaaaaaaataatatgggcactttatttgaagtcaaaactgttcttgtctttgttttgttaattataataatattcatgtcatcatgaaaattctggttcggtcaaaggcaaatctatgctgaatcaaccacgaGTATTATTTACCtaaaggtgttcaaaaactaaagcgaatatacattgaaaaattatatatatatcatcggTTATCGTGTCGGTATCGGCTGTAGGCAGCAGGAAgttattgatatcggtatcggtttgaaaaaatggatatcgtgcacccctataaTTAACCCTATATAGGACACCCATtgatctcattggctgccattgaccatGCTAGACAACCAATACAGTTTGACTGGGAGACACTGGTAGTATGGTGCTTAAAGATGACCATTCACAGCCACTCCTCCtagttgaaatgaattggacgtctatctttGTCAATAGCAGAATAGTGTCCACGTACTTGGACATCACATTTGTTATGGTACAAGTGTGGCCTGTATGAATTGTATATTTGTCCATATATAAATAGACATCACAATTTGGGTTGGGTCATACAGGCCACACTTGTTATGTTAATATTGTGACgtgcatgacccaaaatgtaatgCCCAAGTACGTGGACGCCAAGTCGTTCTGGGGTTaagtcttttttaaaattaaaaatagtcacttgcccagtAAATTGTTTAAGTGGCATTTTTGTTGTAGTACCAGAATGGCTTAATCGATCtcagtcatttttttgtttgtttgaacttagccaaagaaaattatttgaatatttggtACATAGGCTACCTGTGTATCAATTTTTAATATTTGGGGGGGTGAGGGGGTGTACCTTTGAATTTTCATGTAAAATATTTACCTAGGCTTTATAAATGTTAACGCAGTTTTGTACACCCAATGAATTATACTACATTATTCCTCATTCAATTTTAAGAAATGCGTCCAGAAATATCTGCATTATCTTTAGAGAAAGACGGCATTTGGACATAGATTGCGGACGGGCGCCGCATACTGGGCCCCTTGGCAAGTGGGTCAACCTTGCATTTGCTGAGGTTAGCCTCAAGCTAATTACAAGCGCTCTCCCAATCCCGTCTCTCCATTTTCGGCTGAAAATGACTCGTCATCAAACGAGCTAACGATCCCGATATTTTGCACAGAGTGAACAGAGCGTTCTCAAGAGCATTTTACCATGACTGATAATAAAACCATTTCTCCAAGCCACCGAATCCCCTCGACTGCTGTCCACTTGCTGCTAACAGCGCTAACGTAGTGACACGTTCTATTAACGCGTATTAACGATGGTTCCCGTACAAGCACGTCGCCGTATTGTATTAAATAACGAAACCCAAAGCATACGTGTAAGAAATGTGTATCACATCGTTCAGCCAGCGCGGTGGCTGACGTGTTCCGCTAGCTAGGCCACAGAAATagggtggatttttttttaacgcagttACGGCCTTGCCAATTCATGCTCAAAACGGAGAGATAAAGCCTCACGATGATGCTTAGTGAGCGTAAATACAGGAGGAAATTCGTTTTCAAAAAGAGAAAAGCCGTTTTGTTCGTCGTAACACAGCACGACCCGCTAAGGCTGACGAGCCCCCGAAAGAACAAAGTAGAACCGCATCGGAACGGAGGCCAGCTAGCTCGTGCTAGTTAGCCTTTGACGAAGCCCGAGCTAGGTTGTACCGTTATATGATGGCTCCCCCAAAAAGGATTCAATTGGCCGCCACCAGGGAAAAACAGGCGTAGTACATTTGCATCGGCGACAATaatgactacagttacagtcaaAGATTAGAATAAACGCCAGCCTGAAGCTGGAGACACTTACAATATCGGCGACTTTGAATCCTGATTATTCTCAACTCTCCGTTAGACCTTTTAATGCTTCCGTCCTCCCGTCGCGCTCAGCCTATATCTCAGGGCAGTACCACTTCCGTTAGACGGCTACTTGCATTTCCTCTTTTCTCGCCACACATCTGCCTTACGTAAGACATTACGAGCCTCGCAACAagaaatattaataaatggcaGAAATGGTCCACCTTTTGACGATTTGAGGTTTTTCTTCCTTTCTTCTGGAGGTTCTGGTTATCTCACGAGATAGGGTCGTTTGCTCTTTGAACGTaattttattcttattttttatattgtagCTCAAGTGGGGGTTTTTTTTACTGACTATTCAAAGGTCAAGGTCAGCAAGAAGTTCTTTAAAGCTTATTTTTTGAGCAGGGCGAAGTGCAGTGAAGCAATGTAACATTCATTTCCAGACATGGGTAGAGTACCCCAAAAAATTACTCcaataagagtagcattacttgtaaataatgttactcaagtaaaagtagtcatccaaaaattgtcaacagacttgcaagaGCCCGGGGGAAAGGAGACCATTATgggccccccaccccacccctgctGCCGGCTTGTAAGGACAACacacgcagtacttttaacgctttgcaagcaatgacagtgtaaattttcaaattattaaatTTGAGATCGACAGTTAAaattaacagaccgtaatgtgatgtgacacaatataaacaaacaatttccatctattgtcacatgtaggctacagtacaataaaactgagagtgctatgcctgcctgctaagcaacaaaacagtataacttaacatcctgtgcctgccccaaccacatccctggggttatcaagccctcaaacagtgatgcacctagattttttgacagcagagTTATTTATAACATATTACATTTATAACACAgtaaacccaagataaatccagccgccggacccgagtctgttcagcctcacgcacctgctccccacagaccaggggcggactggtaatctgtgggttctggaggatcacagaacggccggtgccctggacggccggcagccgccattcattatacatcactttTTTTATCCcccccctatcctctgattatctacagttcgcatccaatccgacaggttgcagcaatgcgcctggctgttcaccgccaatctgatagactaggaaagaagaaagcacagagtagccttcattggtttcttccttgtggaagcaaaaagagcgttaatgcacaatatggatggtggtggcaaaaaacagaaaagagcagggtggcgcggagaaggttagggagaaaaaattaaagaaactggagagtgaagcattaaaatgtcatgagtagacaaatattttcgcaagcagcagtctggctgcaacggccacgtcgggtaacaacagcccagctcccggcgatggtgagagggagcggcagccgctctgacgtgcagccggtgcagggagagagaaaagagggagggggtaacgatgagctggtggaagttccccagacaagcgcagggcaagtaaatttggatgaagagggttacttgctcggtatactggcaattgttatccaccaggtagctacattttgaatgaaataaatgacaattaaagggttagtgccagctagtcgatgtacccgtttgcaatcgtgtcaagttacagtatgctagtcctactatcattctcctaagaaaaattattttagccgtaaaacaatgtatgcacatgcagcatagcaatattaattcagaagaaatataacaaatattaataaaatgaatggttttactctaAAGTTTAGGTATTTAAActgatatgatatatatttttaatcatttatatatcgttttattttctggttaatactttccaatgaaggttatgtatacaggatttgtcttgaaatgtttattgtattttcattgaaatttattatttgtatggcaagattaattatggcaggggtctccaaaccggtcctcaagggctgctgtggggcctggtttttgtttcaaccgatcgagtaccgacagtttaaccaatgaagtttctgctaaaaacaagcagcacctgactgcaatcaactgattacacttgtaaggtaccagattggtgcagaggtgttgtcttgttttgttggaatgaaatcctgcgcccgccgcggccctatgtggaatagtttggagaccactatggcataaacaatgaagtcattttatagacagagatatatagaaatatattataatcaattggatacgtaaaacttgctttgaaaaagaaattctttcatttgtttattcaggttgatcatagagctagtacagaaaatgattccaactccag contains these protein-coding regions:
- the LOC130908715 gene encoding 14-3-3 protein beta/alpha-1, yielding MDKSDLVQNAKLAEQAERYDDMAAAMKSVTEQSTELSNEERNLLSVAYKNVVGARRSSWRVISSIEQKIEGNDKKKQMAREYREKIESELQEICHDVLGLLDKYLIVNAGSSEGKVFYLKMKGDYYRYLSEVASGDAKKDTVDNSQQAYQQAFDISKGDMQPTHPIRLGLALNFSVFYYEIQNNPEKACSLAKTAFDEAIAELDTLNEDSYKDSTLIMQLLRDNLTLWTSENQGDEGETGEGEN